The Pollutimonas sp. M17 sequence AATTATGAGCTGCGGAAACGCGGCGGTCGCATGGGGAATTCCGTGAACACTCGCATCGTCCAGCAGGTGCTGTACCAGGAAGTGGCCGACAGGTTGCGCGGCATGATCCAGGCGCGCGAACTGGAAGCCGGCGAATGGATAGACGAAGTCGCCCTGACCAAGACGCTGGGCATCTCCCGGACTCCCTTGCGCGAGGCCCTGAAGGTGCTGGTCGCCGAAGGCCTGCTGCGGCTGGAGCCGCGCCGGGGCTGCTATGTGAACGAGCTTTCCGTCGACGATCTGGACGAGATTTTTCCGTTGATGGCCATGCTCGAAGGGCGTTGCGCGCACGAGGCCGCACGCAAGGTCACCGACCAGGACCTGCAACGCCTGGAACCTTTGCATCAACGCCTGCAAGAGCAGGCTGCAAAGGGCGATATTGATGAATACTATGCCAGCAACGCCCTCATCCACGAGGCCATACAGGCCTTGGCGGCCAATCACTGGCTTTCCGATCTGGTCGACAACCTGCGCAAGCTGCTCAGCCTGTCGCGCCACAAAAGCCTGGTGCTGCCCGGCCGCATCGACGAATCCTGCGCCGAGCACATGGCCATCTTCGCGGCCTTGAAGGCGCGCGATCCGGAAGGGGCCGAAGCCCTGACGCGCAAGCACCTCATGCGGCAGCTCGATGCGCTTCACACCTTGACCGCGCAGGAGCGGGCCGGCGCCGCGGTTCAGGAAAGTCCGTCCACTCTACAGGATTCAGGAGTTTGAACATGACAGCCACCGAGACCCCTCTTGCGGTAAGAAACAAGCCGGACGCCGAGGCGCCCGCGCCGACGGTCAAAGAGAAGGAAGCACAGGGCATCATGGCCCGGCTTGGACGCTGGCTGGAGCGCGATCGCTGGCCGACGCCGTCCGATACCCTTGCGCTGTTCAGTGCGCGCCTGACCGACGTGGCGGCCAACAAGCTCGCCAAGCAATGGAGCCTGCGCTATGACCAGGCCGACTCCACCGAGCGCCGCGTGCTGCTGGCCGGCCTGGCGCAGGCCAGCGCCAGCCTGGAGCCCCGGGGCGATCAGGGCTTGCGGCTTTTCCGGCGCCTGTATGCGCAGGCCGACAGCCTGAAACTGCTGGTGGAGCTGCGCGCCGACATCCTGCGCTGGCGCAACCAGGTGGCGGGCCTGGGCGTGCTGGAGCGCGAACTCGAAGGCCTGCTGTCGAGCTGGTTCGATGTGGGCATGCTGGAATTGCGGCCGATCAATTGGGACTCCCCCGCATCGCTGCTTGAAAAACTCATCCAGTACGAGGCGGTGCATGAAATCCGTTCGTGGGAAGAGCTGCGCCACCGCGTCGCGGACCAGCGCCGCTGCTATGCCTTCTTCCACCCGCGCATGAACGACGTACCGCTCATTTTCGTGGAAGTGGCATTCGCCGCTCAAATGGCCGACAACGTCCAGGTTCTGCTGGATCCCCAGGTTCCCGCCGGCGATCCATCCAAGGCGCGCTGGGCGATCTTCTATTCCATCTCCAACACCCAGCCGGGTTTGCGCGGCATCAGTTTCGGCAACTTCCTGCTCAAGCGGGTCATCGATGAGCTGCTGAGCGAGCTGCCGAAGCTGAAGTCCTTTGCCACCCTGTCGCCCATACCGGGCTTCGCCGACTGGCTGGCCAAGCAGGACGGGCAGGCCATGCAGGCCTTGCTGCACGACAAGGCCGACAAGCAACAGGCGCAGGACGACCCGTCGGCCGGGCAGAAGTGGGTCGAGCGTCTTCAGGCCGCCGCCGCGGGCAAGGCGCCCGACGCCA is a genomic window containing:
- a CDS encoding GntR family transcriptional regulator, whose protein sequence is MGNSVNTRIVQQVLYQEVADRLRGMIQARELEAGEWIDEVALTKTLGISRTPLREALKVLVAEGLLRLEPRRGCYVNELSVDDLDEIFPLMAMLEGRCAHEAARKVTDQDLQRLEPLHQRLQEQAAKGDIDEYYASNALIHEAIQALAANHWLSDLVDNLRKLLSLSRHKSLVLPGRIDESCAEHMAIFAALKARDPEGAEALTRKHLMRQLDALHTLTAQERAGAAVQESPSTLQDSGV
- a CDS encoding malonyl-CoA decarboxylase, giving the protein MTATETPLAVRNKPDAEAPAPTVKEKEAQGIMARLGRWLERDRWPTPSDTLALFSARLTDVAANKLAKQWSLRYDQADSTERRVLLAGLAQASASLEPRGDQGLRLFRRLYAQADSLKLLVELRADILRWRNQVAGLGVLERELEGLLSSWFDVGMLELRPINWDSPASLLEKLIQYEAVHEIRSWEELRHRVADQRRCYAFFHPRMNDVPLIFVEVAFAAQMADNVQVLLDPQVPAGDPSKARWAIFYSISNTQPGLRGISFGNFLLKRVIDELLSELPKLKSFATLSPIPGFADWLAKQDGQAMQALLHDKADKQQAQDDPSAGQKWVERLQAAAAGKAPDAIQRTGLRLAAHYLKSMKNGQPLDPVARFHLGNGARIERVNWAADLSPKGMAQSCGIMTNYLYELDQLDDNLAQLAAGKPKTGMTLRWL